One Oreochromis niloticus isolate F11D_XX linkage group LG16, O_niloticus_UMD_NMBU, whole genome shotgun sequence genomic window carries:
- the LOC100694504 gene encoding ileal sodium/bile acid cotransporter, giving the protein MSMLKANAMLASSCDADATACSGTDCLVPPSNFNATLSVVLSTVLTVMLAMVMFAMGCTVEAAKLWSHIKRPWGIIIGFLCQFGIMPFTAFALSLAFGVQAVQAVVIIIMGCCPGGSNSNIICYWLDGDMDLSISMTTCSSLLALGMMPLCLLIYTSVWTSSDSIKIPYDSIGITLAALIIPITVGMYVKRRWPEKAKKILKVGSIAGFALIIIIAVVGGVLYQSSWTIAPSLWIIGTIYPFIGCSLGFFLARFVGQPWYRCRTIALETGFQNAQLCSTIVQLSFNPEELEIMFAFPLIYSIFQLVSALVFVGCFQLYKRRCDGGGSSANSDAPYLEGQNADVEEQKYCPRENGGFEGDESGNRDVKDKSTDKSTEL; this is encoded by the exons ATGTCCATGCTGAAGGCAAATGCCATGCTGGCATCCAGCTGTGATGCTGATGCCACAGCCTGTTCAGGCACAGACTGCCTTGTTCCTCCCAGTAACTTCAATGCCACCCTGAGTGTTGTGCTGAGCACGGTGCTTACCGTCATGCTCGCCATGGTCATGTTCGCCATGGGCTGCACAGTGGAGGCTGCAAAGCTGTGGAGCCACATCAAGAGGCCATGGGGCATTATCATTGGCTTCCTCTGCCAGTTTGGCATTATGCCTTTCACAGCTTTTGCCTTGTCGCTGGCTTTTGGGGTGCAGGCTGTCCAGGCAgtggtcatcatcatcatgggcTGCTGTCCAGGTGGCTCAAACTCCAACATCATCTGCTACTGGTTGGATGGAGACATGGACCTCAG TATCAGTATGACAACATGCTCCTCTCTCCTGGCCTTGGGGATGATGCCTCTCTGTCTTTTAATCTACACCAGCGTATGGACATCCAGTGACAGCATCAAGATCCCATATGACAGTATCG GTATCACTCTGGCAGCCCTAATCATCCCGATCACTGTGGGAATGTACGTAAAGCGCAGGTGGCCCGAGAAGGCAAAAAAGATCCTGAAG GTGGGGTCCATTGCTGGCTTTGCTCTCATTATCATTATAGCTGTGGTTGGAGGAGTCCTCTACCAGTCGTCCTGGACCATTGCTCCCTCCCTGTGGATAATTGGCACAATCTACCCCTTTATTGGATGCAGCCTTGGTTTCTTCCTGGCTCGCTTTGTGGGTCAACCCTGGTACAG atGTCGAACCATTGCACTGGAAACAGGCTTCCAGAATGCCCAGTTGTGCAGCACTATCGTCCAGCTATCCTTCAACCCAGAGGAGTTGGAAATCATGTTTGCGTTCCCCCTCATCTACAGCATCTTCCAGCTCGTGTCAGCACTCGTCTTTGTGGGAT GCTTCCAGCTTTACAAAAGACGTTGTGATGGTGGTGGCTCGTCTGCAAACAGTGACGCTCCATACTTGGAAGGTCAGAACGCTGATGTAGAAGAGCAAAAGTACTGCCCACGGGAAAATGGTGGCTTTGAGGGCGATGAGAGCGGCAACAGGGATGTGAAGGATAAAAGCACGGACAAAAGCACTGAGCTGTGA